From the genome of Candidatus Curtissbacteria bacterium:
TCACCTTCTTTAATTTTTTCGACGATTTGAGGGTAAGCCCGTGGGTCTACGGGGTCCGGTGGATGGTTAGGTTGAGAAAAATCTATGTCACAAAAAAGCTCATCTGCAACAGCCCCAATCGCTTCAACTATCTTGGGAGCATATGGACCAGCTGTTGAGTTACCACAATCAACAATCACCTTAAGAGGCTTGGCTAATTTAACCTTGGACACAATATCTTTCGTGTAATCCTCGACAATTTCACGGTCGCTCGCACGACCTTCACCTTTCTCAAAGTCTTCAGACTGCATCAGCCTCATTAACTCTTGCAGGGATTCTCCGTACAACGCGCCTTCTCCACTCGCTGGCTTAAAACCATTATACTCAGGAGGATTGTGGCTAGCTGTAATAATTAATCCTCCGTCCTTGTCGTAATACTTGCGAGCCCAATACATCATTGGGGAAGTAATAAGCCCAACACGAATTACGTCAACTCCAGTTTCGAGTAAACCTTTTACACACTGGTCAAAATAGGACTGTGAAGTTTCTCTGGCGTCATAGCCAACGATCACTTCTTTTGTTCCTTTTCTTACAAGCCAGCTTCCGTAGGCCTTCCCAAAGACATAGGCAAACTCGTCGGAAAGATCTTCTCCCACAATGCCACGGATGTCGTAGTCGCGAAATATAGCTTCGTTTACCTTCATTTAAAATAAAAAACAATAAATATTAGATAAAATATATGCATTAATTTTTAGCATCTTTACGTCTTAAAGTTATTAAGCTTGACCCTAAGATTCTAGATATCTGATCCAACTCATCATCAAGTAACACTTGAGCATCTTCTTTGTCTGCCTTACCAGTATCCCTTAATAAAGAATTCCAAAATTTACTTTCGTTAGCTGATTTAAGTGAGTAACTGAAAAAATTGGCATAATCTCGTTTGGAACTTGCTGCGTATGCCTCAACATAATTTGCACAGACCGAAGTCCCGCATCGAATCAATTGTTTAACTATTACATCTACCACCCGATCCTTGGGAAGACCTTCAGTAAACTTAATTAAATCCAAAGTGAATTGATAAGGCCTCCTTTTAAAGACATCTTTTTCGGTGTTACCCCGCATATTTATCTAAAAAAATTTATCTTTAATCTTTAATCTTTTATCTTTTATCTGTTGCAAATCTTGTTTTAAAATCTCAGCAGCGTCCACCGGATCCACTATATTAACAGAAATACCCGTACCAAGTTCAAATCCAGCCCTGTGAATAAGCCTTGGGATTATTCTAATATACCAATCACTGCCGAAATGAACGTAGAAGTTATAAGCAGGACCCTCCTTAAAGCTCACCATCGGCATTCCGGGATGAATATGACTAGTTGCATCTAAGTGTCCGATTAGACGCTTTAAGCTACTTTGCAAGACTTCAGCTAAATCGTGGAGCACATCATCTGTAACTTGACCAAAAAATTCTTTGCGCTTTTTGGGTGCAATCCACATCTCGAAAGGCCACTGCGAAAACTCAGGGCAAAAGACAACGAAGTGATTGTTATCGACAACAACGTTATTAGTTGGTTCAAGCTCTAAAGAGTCAAGAGTAATCTGTTTTGGAACAACCACTAATTGAGAATGAGGATGGTGTATAGAGGCGCCACCAGCCTCTCCAACGTTATTAAATATGATTACATGTCCATTTACCCGGTTGGCATTAAACCTGTCCCTAAAAGCCTTCAGAACAAGCTCAACTTGCTCGAGTGGCAGATCAGGTATATCGACCTTGTCATCGGGAGAATGGATTATGACCTCATGGAAGTCACAGATAGGGTACTTGTTGGCAATAACTCGCACTTTCCATCCAGGCTCATAAGCTTTGCCCTCTCCAAGCCTGTACAGCTCTTCCCCCGGAATCTTTT
Proteins encoded in this window:
- a CDS encoding four helix bundle protein, whose translation is MRGNTEKDVFKRRPYQFTLDLIKFTEGLPKDRVVDVIVKQLIRCGTSVCANYVEAYAASSKRDYANFFSYSLKSANESKFWNSLLRDTGKADKEDAQVLLDDELDQISRILGSSLITLRRKDAKN